ACATCCCCGACACGGTCAACGACgcccgggttcgtgccctcGTCGAGAAGCACGCAGGCGAGGGCGCCACCATCTCCAAGCTGGTTCTCCGCCCGGACCACGGAGGTGCGATCGTCGAGCTGGCGGACCACGCGTCGGCCGGCAAGGCGCAGCTGGCGTTGGACGGGGCCGAAATCGACAACTGCAAGATAAGAACCGGCACGGTTGCCGAGTTGCTCAAGGAGAAAGACGCCGTCAGGAGCGATCGCATAGATGTACCAGCGGACAAGGCGGCCGGTGACGGAAAGAAGGAACCCAAGAAGTCGGCGATGAtgatgccgccgccaagggtCTCGCGACCCGTCCTCGGAGGTCAAAAGCCCAAGAGGGGCGGGTTCGCGGGACTTGGTTTCTTCCCCAAGGCTGCGGTCAAAAATGCGGCCACAACCGAGGGAACGAACGGCACTGTCTCTACCGACGACGCAAAGGCGCCTGTCGCACAAAAGAGCAACGCGCAGTTCAGGGACATGTTCCTGGCCAGCAATGGATCTGCGGAGGGCCAGAAAGACAAACAGCAAGGCAAAACGAACAAGGCTAGTGAGACGAGTGCGGCAACTAATGGTGATTGAGAAGGCTATTGCCGAGAAGGAATGTTATCCGATGCATTGTATCAAAAGCAGGACAAAGGTTGTACACAAGGAACTCTGTGGACGTCGATGGTCTTTTTaacggttttttttatttttgtttattGCTTATGAGGGAGCGATCTTAATCGTTACCGATGCTATGACCCTCCAGGCCGAGTTTTTACTTATACCCCGTTTTCACTCCGTCTCGGCTACATTATTTTTCTCCTGCTATGGTGTCCCTTGTGGAGGGTTGATATCTGGCTGCGAGGGGAGGGCTAGTAGAGCCTAGTAACTAGTTTGACGGGGCAAGTCTGTATTTGTAAGGCAATGGATGCGGGCGGACATGGACTTACGGCCTTGGGTTGTTTGTGTTCGCCCATCATCGATGACTGATATGATATGTCTCGAATGGGACTGCGTTTGTGAGGATGGTATCATTGCgtgaaacaaaaaagagcaaaTCCACCAGTCACAATCCATACCTAGCAAACACCTACTTGTTCACGTCAGTACAACCCTGCCAGCAACAACAGAAGCTTCCTTGACGCCCTCTTATCCCTGGTTTCCATGAATTACTATACCTTGACACCTGTGACGATCCGAACCCGTTGACCAAAGCAGAGTAGCTTCCGGGAACGGACAGTAACTAATTAACCCTTTCCCCAGACTAGCCGATCCAAGATGAGACCCGTGGCTTTGTAAGGTATATCCCAAGCAGTAGTCATTCTCAAAGTTTGCCCGGCCGTCGTGTTTGTGATATTTCGGTTTGCCTACAACACGTTACCACACAACGAAGCGTATCCGAGCTctacacaaaaaaaaaaccatcggCAAAGTGGAGAATGcccgaaacaaacaaagccgCCCGAGCCCGGCAATCGGATCCTTCCCACGATCGCTTGTTCCCCCCCACATTCGGGCCAAACatggaaagaaaacaaagtgtGGAGAGGAGCAGTTTTCGCCCTGATCAGGTCATCAATGCTTGGCAAGCTGATATAAATGGACAGCTTGGACCGGACGAAATCTTTTGCTGCCTGACTAGGTCGGATTCAGGAGTGGAGGGATTCCTTCACATGTGCCTACGACCAGAAATATCATATACTTTTTTTTAACATTTATAATGCCGTTGGTTCCTCGAGTGAACTTTGGTCTTGAACTTTGTTTTCTGGTTTGTGTCCTAGGCATACATGCCCCTGACTGTGATCAGATAGCAAAGTAATCCAAAAACCCTCTACCCTTGGTTTGACACTCACGCTCGTTTCTAGAAGCCTTGGAATATGTCGACATGGGCAAACGCAACAAGCAAACATTATTTACCTTTCAACCCTGGGTATCATACCTGAGCTTCCCACTGTATCTTTTACAAACACAAAAACGCCACCCTGAAGAGAAACGGAACCCATAGAAACCTTTACCCGTCATCTCCCAACCTCTCtactcctccacaacccggCCCACAAACTTCTCCCTCCCGAATCGCTCATAGTACTTGCTCAACCGACTCAGCCCCATTCCCTCAAGCAAGCCGCTGAAACTCTCGTCGTTCTTCCCCTTGCCCCCTTGTCCAGACCCAACCAAGCCAGCCATTTCCCGCAGCACAGGCCACAACGCAAAGTCTGCAAGGGACGGCGCCTCACCGCCAGCCACGTATTCAGCACCAGAAGACATGTGACCGTCAAACACGGCCAGCTCACCCTCGAGCGGTTTCAGTTCGGGGTCCCCAGTGGCACGCCACTTGTCCAACAAGCTCATTGCCCGCTCAAAGCGCGTCAGCCTCGTTGCCAGCGAGCCCGTCTTGCCGGCCGAGAGCTTGCCATATGTGCTTTCTAGGTAGAGCATGACTGCCAGGTCGCCCCTGACATCTGACTTGTCGGCGTCATTGTCCAGGAATCTGAGTTCCTTGGCTGCGGTGGTTTCTCCGTCGACATGCGTGTGGTCTCCAATGGCAAACCCAACCCCGTACGAGCCCAACATCAACTTGACCCTCAGATCTCGAGTCTCATCTCCAGACTCCCACAGCCTCGGCACGGCCTTGAAGTGCAGAACGTCGAACCCTTGGCCGTACACCGCGTCCCAGTCAAAGTCGGGTGTGTTGTTCTCGACCCCAAAGGCGCGGATCATTTGCTCAGCCTCCGAAGCTCCGTTCTTGACGGGCTTCGCGTCGGCCCGGGTCTTGCCCGTCGCGCCTTGACCCCAGATCAAGAGTCCGTCCTTGTCGAGAAACGTCCCGATCTGTCTAAAGGTGAGGCTGATCCTGGCGCCGCCAAACGCCAGCTCGGGAGCCGTCCTGTCCCGGTCCGCGCGTCTGTCTTGCTTAACGGCGTGGGTCCAGCGTGCGTTGGTGCGCAGGCCCATCTTGACGAGCGAGTTGTGCGGCAGCTTGGCCTTGACGATCTCTCTCTTGCCGCTGCCCTCtccctccttgtccttgtccgtCTTGGTGTCACCGCGCTTGGTCCGAAAGACCATTTTCCGCTCGGCGCCCAGACTGACATTAGCAATATAGCTGCCCTTTACGACGTCGAGAGTCTTGTCGCTATGCTCCGAGATGTAGTCCTGCCCGCTGCGATACAGCTGAACGAGAACGTGGTTGAGCTCGTGTCCGACGTGACGCTCCACATGTTCTTTGATCTTGAGCACCGTCGGCGAGAAAGGAACCAGCGGCGGTGCCTCGTCTGCCGGATGCCGGTACAAGGGCACGCTGGCGTCCGACGGTGACACGGCTCCCTGTACGCACACAAGCCGGGGAACCTCGCCACCCTGGTGCGACATGCGAAGCCAGCTGACCTCGGCGCGGAGTTTGTCGAATATGCCTTCCTCGAGAGCGGCGGGGAGGAGATCCGGGATTATGGTAGTGTCACCCTCGCAGAGGGGTTCCAGGGTGTCTGGTGCTTCCCCTGTGGTTGGGGCGGTTTCGAGTGATTTTTCTGACTCATCTCTTTTCGGTGTTTCCGACTTCTACATCGCAGAATTATCAGTCAGAACTGGAGGTCATCGAAGGGTTGACCAGGCCGTCAAGACACTAAAGCCACGGGGAAGCACAGGCTGCCTACAAAGGCGCTGTCCCAGAAAATATTTTCACGCTACCTTGAATCCCGTCTCGGCGGACTTGCCAGGGGCCCGCTCTTGACCAGTTCCCGGCGACTCGCTCGACGCACTTCCGACCGTTATCGACTCGTTTATGGCAGTTGCATCTCGTTTTCCCAGGCCCGCTCCGACGTCGTCGCTCACCAAGGCCTGAACCGCAGGCTGAGTCGTTTCCGGCCGAGGAGCGTCGGGCTTGGCAACTGCTGGCCGTGAAGACGGGTCACTGCTTAGCTTCAGCTTGGACATGGCTTGTGGGAGGGTGTGTGTGCTGGTGATGATGCTGGGGTCGGTATGCGAAGAGGACTGTGGTGAGGATCCGTCACTCGTCTCCCCTTGGCCGCCGCTACTGCTACCTACGAGCTTGCTCCCAGGACAACCGGGGCGCCCCGCATCCCCCGTCGCCCTGGCACCCGTCCGTACGGGACCTGGCGGCTGTCGTGAAGGCTGCCGTGGCCCCTGCTCGGCTCCGGACGCCCCGAATCGGGCCAGCATTTCGTGCGCCGTCGTGGTCTCGCAGCCCGTCAGCTGCATCAGGTTCCGAACCGCATTGGCGTGCCGCGCCGCGCTCCGGTATCCGCAGCAGTCGTCCACCAGCGTCATGGCGAAACCATGAGAGGCCGCGTCCAGCGCCGTGGCGTGTATGCTGACGTTGGTAAGCGCCCCGCAGACGTACAGCTCCGTGGCCAGACGGGTCCGCAACAGCGGGAGCAACTGGCCAGACGCAAAGGCCGAGTACTGCGTCTTCACGAGGTTCGAGTCCCGCTTCGAGTCGACGGCCGCCTCCGAGACCAACTCAGCCCCTGAAGTGCCGGGCCGGACGCACTCGGGCTTGCTGCTACCGGTACCGCCACTCAGGAAGGCCTCGTCGTCCTGTTCGCTCTTGTCGACGCTCAGCCTGCGCAGACGGCTGGTACTGCTCCGCATAGACGACACCAGTAGCGCATCGCTCGTCAGGATGTTGTCGTTCTCGACGGGCCGAGGTGCGTCATACTCTGAGCGGACCCAGATCACGTCGCCGTCACCAGAGGCGCGGAAGGCGGCAGCGACATCGAGGATGCGGCCGATGTAACCCTCCGGCTCCGTCACGGGAAGTGCACCCGTAGGGGAGGCAAAGTCATTCTGTAGGTCAATGACCAAGAGGGCTTTGCGTGTCCGGAGGGAAGGGATGAGACTTGGATCAAATTGGAACATTTTCGGTGGTTCTTGGGTGAGGGTACTGCGGGATCTGATCAATAAGGTGACCCCGCAACCACTCTTCACGCCAAGATGCTTCTGCTATGTTGATGCTGTATAGCAGAGTTTGGGTAGGTTTAACTGGATTGCATGCAAGTCTTGATTGGACAAAGTCTGGGGGTGGCTGCAGTCGGTACGATGATATGCCGAGATATAAGAAGCCAAGGCTGACTAGGTGAATTAGGCTTTCGAAAGCAACAACGGGGGTGTAATCCAAAAGAACCTCGTGGGATTGATAGAAGCCCAAGGATGCTGCTATATTGACGTGTAATTGTTATGAGACAGCACAGCCGTTTGGAGTAACACTACATGGCCGTCAAGGTGGGGGGCATGGTTTGGCTTCCTTGAAGAACCATATATAGAAGCCCAAGGTACTCGAAGCTTTTGGTGGGTATGGTATGATGAACAAAAGTCGGTGCTCTCCgcctttttgtcttttgtccGTGTGACGCTGTCCAACCCGGCACGAGTGTCACATATGACCGACAAACCAAGCTTCACGACAGTGGCTTTTTCTCCGGGGTGTGTTGTTGCAAGTCAAAATTGAGAAAGTTCCAAGTGGAGAGAAGTGCGAAAGAGTgggctgggctgggcttgCTTAGGGGCGGGAAGAAAGGAACTTGTGGACAGGAGCCAAAAGGTTAATGGCGAGTGTCTTGCAgtttattgtttttttttttgtgtgtgcTTGCCGAGCGTGTCTTGGTGCAGTTTCTGGCAAGCGAGAAGTGCGCAAAAAGGCGCTGTAGTTGTAAATAT
The Pyricularia oryzae 70-15 chromosome 1, whole genome shotgun sequence DNA segment above includes these coding regions:
- a CDS encoding isochorismatase family protein is translated as MFQFDPSLIPSLRTRKALLVIDLQNDFASPTGALPVTEPEGYIGRILDVAAAFRASGDGDVIWVRSEYDAPRPVENDNILTSDALLVSSMRSSTSRLRRLSVDKSEQDDEAFLSGGTGSSKPECVRPGTSGAELVSEAAVDSKRDSNLVKTQYSAFASGQLLPLLRTRLATELYVCGALTNVSIHATALDAASHGFAMTLVDDCCGYRSAARHANAVRNLMQLTGCETTTAHEMLARFGASGAEQGPRQPSRQPPGPVRTGARATGDAGRPGCPGSKLVGSSSGGQGETSDGSSPQSSSHTDPSIITSTHTLPQAMSKLKLSSDPSSRPAVAKPDAPRPETTQPAVQALVSDDVGAGLGKRDATAINESITVGSASSESPGTGQERAPGKSAETGFKKSETPKRDESEKSLETAPTTGEAPDTLEPLCEGDTTIIPDLLPAALEEGIFDKLRAEVSWLRMSHQGGEVPRLVCVQGAVSPSDASVPLYRHPADEAPPLVPFSPTVLKIKEHVERHVGHELNHVLVQLYRSGQDYISEHSDKTLDVVKGSYIANVSLGAERKMVFRTKRGDTKTDKDKEGEGSGKREIVKAKLPHNSLVKMGLRTNARWTHAVKQDRRADRDRTAPELAFGGARISLTFRQIGTFLDKDGLLIWGQGATGKTRADAKPVKNGASEAEQMIRAFGVENNTPDFDWDAVYGQGFDVLHFKAVPRLWESGDETRDLRVKLMLGSYGVGFAIGDHTHVDGETTAAKELRFLDNDADKSDVRGDLAVMLYLESTYGKLSAGKTGSLATRLTRFERAMSLLDKWRATGDPELKPLEGELAVFDGHMSSGAEYVAGGEAPSLADFALWPVLREMAGLVGSGQGGKGKNDESFSGLLEGMGLSRLSKYYERFGREKFVGRVVEE